In Rathayibacter sp. VKM Ac-2762, one DNA window encodes the following:
- a CDS encoding DUF4394 domain-containing protein → MTRNIRVGIAAVAVAGVMAVAPVLAGASSVAPAAATSDSSSASDRNLINAVRSVAAKLRVVGLSDGGTKLVQFNPTKPGKVTNRVAVTGLTGGDTALIGIDYRVQDGALYGVGDNAASAGVYSINPSTGAATQVTRLTVALSGTSFGVDFNPAANALRVVSDTGQNLRQPFATAGAATVADGTLSYAAPAVATGVAGAAYTNNDLDANSATTLFVLDTALDQIAIQSPANAGTLAPTGKLGLDAVGATGFDIYSVLRNGSSIGSVGLAAVNGSLYEIGLLNGTATPLGAIGANVTDIAVPLVQR, encoded by the coding sequence ATGACCAGGAACATCAGAGTCGGTATCGCAGCTGTCGCCGTCGCGGGCGTGATGGCGGTGGCACCCGTGCTCGCCGGTGCGAGCAGCGTCGCTCCCGCCGCGGCGACCAGCGACTCCAGCAGCGCGTCGGACAGGAACCTGATCAACGCGGTCCGCTCCGTGGCGGCGAAGCTGCGGGTCGTCGGACTCTCCGACGGCGGCACGAAGCTCGTGCAGTTCAACCCGACCAAGCCCGGCAAGGTCACGAACCGCGTCGCCGTCACCGGCCTCACCGGCGGCGACACCGCGCTCATCGGCATCGACTACCGGGTCCAGGACGGCGCCCTCTACGGCGTCGGCGACAACGCGGCGAGCGCCGGCGTCTACTCCATCAACCCGTCCACCGGCGCGGCCACCCAGGTGACCCGTCTCACCGTGGCACTGAGCGGCACCTCCTTCGGCGTCGACTTCAACCCCGCCGCGAACGCGCTCCGCGTGGTCAGCGACACGGGCCAGAACCTCCGTCAGCCGTTCGCCACCGCGGGCGCCGCGACGGTCGCCGACGGCACGCTCAGCTACGCCGCGCCCGCCGTGGCCACCGGTGTCGCCGGGGCCGCGTACACGAACAACGACCTCGACGCGAACAGCGCGACCACCCTGTTCGTCCTCGACACGGCCCTCGACCAGATCGCCATCCAGTCCCCGGCCAACGCCGGCACCCTGGCGCCGACCGGGAAGCTCGGCCTCGACGCAGTGGGTGCGACCGGCTTCGACATCTACTCCGTCCTCCGCAACGGCAGCTCCATCGGCTCGGTCGGCCTCGCCGCCGTCAACGGGTCGCTCTACGAGATCGGACTGCTGAACGGCACGGCGACTCCGCTCGGCGCCATCGGGGCGAACGTCACGGACATCGCCGTTCCGCTCGTCCAGCGCTGA
- a CDS encoding DUF11 domain-containing protein gives MRSPSASRPTDPDAGTARSTPERRTRPRPALGLLALTATVALLLGTTAPLSAVAAAPAATGVVGWGDDSSGQVAAPAGLTDATAIAAGGSHSLALRSDGTVAAWGEDSSGQATVPTGLDDVVAVDAGVNHSLALRRDGTVTAWGDDGDGQATVPDGLADVTAIAAGGYHNLALHGDGTVTAWGYDFSGQATVPDGLSGVVAIAAGRFHDLALHRDGTVTAWGYDAFGQTDVPAGLTGVTAVSAGASHSLALRADGTVVAWGSDSDGQSDVPDGLADVTAVAAGGYHSLAVRRDGTVTAWGYDGFGEASVPAGLTGATAVSGGSFHSLALGARPVFTADAPPATAPLGAPFSYTFATGGASTFELASGSLPAGLTLTSAGVLSGTPTVEGASSFTVSARTTFGTTTGTPHTLAVGPAATAPTLSGTAAAGVVGSAYDFTYTATGSPAPVVTVASGTLPPGLALDGSGRLTGTPTTAGTYGFTLRAVNSAGTVEAASTLTVSPQKATTRADLRVDVSAPTTAAKGRTFTYTIITKNAGPSASTSVFSKVVLPPTVQFVSATGSYSRIGSIVIFPRSSLANGRTVTERITVTATGTGTATAFAAAFSVRTPDPSIRSNADTAATTVR, from the coding sequence ATGCGCTCTCCCTCCGCCTCCCGCCCGACCGACCCGGACGCCGGCACGGCCCGCTCGACCCCTGAGCGGAGGACGAGGCCCCGGCCGGCGCTCGGCCTGCTCGCGCTGACGGCGACCGTCGCGCTCCTCCTCGGGACCACGGCTCCCCTGTCCGCGGTCGCCGCGGCTCCCGCTGCGACCGGTGTCGTCGGCTGGGGTGACGACTCCAGCGGGCAGGTCGCTGCGCCGGCTGGGCTCACCGACGCGACGGCGATCGCCGCGGGCGGCTCCCACAGCCTCGCCCTGCGCAGCGACGGCACCGTCGCCGCCTGGGGCGAGGACAGCAGCGGGCAGGCCACCGTGCCGACCGGTCTGGACGACGTCGTCGCCGTCGACGCCGGCGTGAACCACAGCCTCGCCCTGCGGAGGGACGGGACCGTCACCGCCTGGGGCGACGACGGCGACGGGCAGGCCACGGTGCCGGACGGGCTCGCCGACGTCACCGCCATCGCTGCCGGCGGCTACCACAACCTCGCCCTGCACGGCGACGGGACCGTCACCGCCTGGGGATACGACTTCTCCGGACAGGCGACCGTGCCGGACGGGCTCAGCGGAGTCGTCGCCATCGCCGCCGGCCGATTCCACGACCTCGCGCTGCACCGCGACGGCACCGTCACCGCATGGGGATACGACGCCTTCGGGCAGACCGACGTGCCCGCGGGACTCACCGGCGTCACCGCCGTCTCCGCCGGAGCCTCCCACAGCCTCGCGCTGCGCGCGGACGGGACCGTCGTCGCCTGGGGCAGCGACAGCGACGGCCAGTCCGACGTCCCCGACGGCCTCGCGGACGTCACCGCCGTCGCCGCCGGCGGGTACCACAGCCTCGCTGTGCGCCGCGACGGCACCGTCACCGCCTGGGGCTACGACGGCTTCGGAGAGGCCTCCGTGCCGGCGGGACTCACCGGCGCCACCGCCGTGTCCGGCGGCAGCTTCCACAGCCTCGCCCTCGGCGCTCGGCCCGTCTTCACGGCCGACGCCCCTCCGGCGACGGCGCCTCTCGGAGCGCCCTTCTCCTACACCTTCGCCACCGGCGGCGCGTCGACGTTCGAGCTCGCCTCCGGGTCCCTCCCGGCCGGCCTGACCCTCACCTCCGCGGGCGTCCTCTCCGGCACCCCGACCGTCGAGGGAGCGTCCTCCTTCACCGTGTCCGCCCGCACCACCTTCGGCACCACCACCGGCACGCCCCACACCCTCGCCGTCGGACCGGCGGCGACCGCTCCGACCCTCTCGGGGACGGCCGCGGCCGGCGTGGTCGGCTCCGCCTACGACTTCACGTACACGGCGACCGGATCCCCGGCGCCGGTCGTCACCGTCGCGTCGGGCACTCTGCCTCCTGGGCTCGCCCTCGACGGCTCGGGTCGCCTCACCGGTACTCCGACCACCGCGGGGACGTACGGCTTCACCCTCCGCGCGGTGAACTCGGCGGGCACCGTCGAGGCGGCGAGCACGCTGACCGTCTCTCCGCAGAAGGCGACCACGAGGGCCGACCTGCGCGTCGACGTCTCCGCTCCGACCACGGCCGCGAAGGGGAGGACGTTCACGTACACAATCATCACGAAGAACGCCGGACCCTCCGCGTCGACGTCCGTCTTCTCGAAGGTGGTCCTCCCCCCGACGGTGCAGTTCGTCTCTGCCACGGGCTCGTACAGCCGCATCGGGAGCATCGTGATCTTCCCGCGCTCGAGTCTCGCGAACGGGCGGACCGTCACCGAGCGGATCACCGTCACGGCCACCGGCACCGGCACCGCGACCGCCTTCGCCGCCGCGTTCTCGGTCAGGACACCGGACCCGTCGATCCGGAGCAACGCCGACACCGCCGCGACGACCGTCCGCTGA
- a CDS encoding alpha/beta hydrolase, protein MRLQTLTTGSGPRHVGLVHGLGASAATWGPFVERLVANGRYTVTAVDLRGHGASPRAGSYRIDDMAADLVESLPAGLDSVVGHSLGGAVLQRAVAGLAPGRAVYLDPGFALALPTSGLAGRLFWAAPLLSLGIAQLGQARASAAVRAAYSPETRALLDDAKKRFDARMAVGVFRDVAFHPVPVEAPTVPSTIVLSDQSPAVLPDALAARLEQRGWQVRRLPGVHHDMQLEDPDRTFAAIADVL, encoded by the coding sequence ATGCGCCTGCAGACCCTCACCACCGGATCCGGACCACGACACGTCGGGCTGGTGCACGGGCTCGGTGCGTCGGCGGCGACCTGGGGGCCGTTCGTCGAGCGGCTCGTCGCGAACGGCCGCTACACGGTCACGGCCGTCGACCTGCGCGGACACGGCGCGAGCCCGCGGGCGGGGTCGTACCGGATCGACGACATGGCCGCCGATCTGGTCGAGTCGCTGCCGGCGGGACTCGACAGCGTGGTCGGCCACTCGCTCGGCGGCGCGGTGCTGCAGCGCGCCGTCGCAGGACTCGCGCCCGGCCGGGCCGTCTACCTCGATCCCGGGTTCGCCCTGGCGCTCCCGACGAGCGGCCTCGCCGGACGGCTGTTCTGGGCGGCGCCGCTCCTGTCGCTCGGCATCGCCCAGCTCGGGCAGGCGCGGGCGAGCGCCGCGGTCCGCGCCGCCTACAGCCCCGAGACCCGCGCGCTCCTCGACGACGCGAAGAAGCGGTTCGACGCGCGGATGGCCGTCGGCGTGTTCCGGGACGTCGCCTTCCACCCGGTCCCGGTCGAGGCGCCGACGGTCCCGTCGACGATCGTGCTCTCCGACCAGTCCCCGGCGGTGCTGCCGGATGCCCTGGCCGCGCGGCTCGAGCAGCGGGGCTGGCAGGTGCGTCGGCTCCCGGGCGTGCACCACGACATGCAGCTCGAGGACCCTGACCGGACGTTCGCCGCGATCGCGGACGTGCTCTAG